In Trichoderma breve strain T069 chromosome 4, whole genome shotgun sequence, the following proteins share a genomic window:
- a CDS encoding SYF2 splicing factor domain-containing protein translates to MAPPAKKRRTRGNAAAIAAEQAQEESRVEESKAEEPNVEESKAEEPKVEESNPEESRPVETAPEAVPEPTVEAKEEPDAAAKAQDRMARFKALQARAKKSSETNFKEATLESQRLSTNPSELTALHRRHAIASHKLLKADTEEAGEDFERKRAWDWTVDESEKWDKRMKKKGAHRDNNAFQDYHQEANKSYKRQLRNVNPDLEKYEKQKMAAIEKAAASGGLDIVETEDGELIAVDKDGSFYSTADSTSFTQNKPDKEAIDRLVKDLQRAEDVRLKKRKERMAQNGEDGDVTYINEKNKQFNQKLSRFYNKYTAEIRDSFERGTMI, encoded by the coding sequence ATGGCGCCACcagcgaagaagagacgTACCAGGGGTAacgctgctgccatcgcaGCGGAGCAAGCACAAGAGGAATCAAGGGTCGAAGAATCAAAAGCCGAGGAGCCAAATGTCGAAGAATCAAAGGCTGAGGAGCCAAAGGTTGAAGAATCAAATCCCGAAGAATCGCGGCCTGTCGAAACAGCTCCCGAAGCAGTTCCCGAACCGACCGTGGAGgcgaaagaagaaccagatgctgcagctaAAGCGCAAGACCGCATGGCTCGGTTCAAAGCTCTCCAGGCCCGTGCCAAGAAATCATCAGAAACCAACTTCAAAGAGGCAACTCTAGAATCACAGCGCCTCTCTACAAATCCCAGCGAGCTCACGGCCCTGCATCGGAGACACGCAATTGCATCCCACAAACTGCTCAAGGCAGACActgaagaggctggcgaAGACTTTGAGCGCAAGCGGGCGTGGGACTGGACTGTGGACGAGAGCGAAAAATGGGATAAGcgcatgaagaagaagggagcgCATCGCGACAACAATGCCTTTCAAGATTACCATCAAGAAGCCAATAAGTCCTACAAGAGGCAGCTGCGAAACGTCAACCCCGACCTAGAGAAATAcgagaagcagaagatggcTGCCATTGAAAAGGCCGCGGCATCTGGCGGCCTGGACATTGTCGAGACGGAGGATGGCGAACTCATTGCTGTGGATAAAGACGGTTCTTTTTACTCGACGGCCGACTCGACGTCTTTTACACAAAACAAGCCCGATAAAGAAGCTATTGATCGGTTGGTCAAAGATCTTCAACGCGCCGAAGATGTCCGgctcaagaagagaaaggagcGGATGGCACAGAATGGCGAAGACGGAGACGTCACATACATCAACGAAAAGAACAAACAGTTCAACCAGAAGCTGTCACGTTTCTATAATAAATACACAGCGGAGATCAGAGATAGTTTTGAGCGTGGAACGATGATTTGA
- a CDS encoding life-span regulatory factor domain-containing protein has translation MPHHQRRKSGPYSANSSTTDVRKAVTATPTQYKRPAMTRRHTPSNAQKLGRGNREHNSEVWDNDERESFPQYCMTCEKQFVPYDEMFLYCSDACRRVDQTSSSSQQAATVHSYYGAVHNSYAHYPGDKSEPRDIVPRASPSRPSSMHFSNSPPASPGTTLNYHTSAMSALRSLNVRPPSPPSPTGSGIWPFSRSSATSPNNSYTRPSTSGFFSSASTYDLGYGGAYSHDTASGAMDRPLPSRNPGSSSRPKSIELVIPMLSR, from the exons AtgcctcatcatcaacgtcgAAAGTCCGGACCTTACTCTGCCAACTCATCTACAACAGACGTACGAAAGGCTGTTACCGCCACGCCTACGCAGTACAAGCGACCAGCCATGACCCGACGACACACTCCATCCAATGCCCAGAAGCTCGGGCGAGGCAACCGAGAGCATAACAGCGAAGTCTGGGACAATGACGAGCGGGAGAGCTTCCCCCAGTACTG CATGACCTGCGAGAAGCAGTTTGTCCCCTACGATGAGATGTTCCTGTACTGCTCTGATGC ATGCCGCCGAGTTGACCAGacttcgtcgtcttcgcaGCAGGCCGCCACGGTTCACAGCTACTACGGTGCCGTGCACAACTCCTACGCTCACTATCCTGGAGACAAGTCCGAGCCCCGAGACATTGTGCCGCGCGCCTCACCATCGAGGCCCAGCTCGATGCACTTCAGCAACTCTCCTCCGGCTTCCCCAGGCACCACCCTCAACTACCACACCTCTGCCATGTCCGCCTTGCGATCCCTCAACGTGAGGCCGCCAAGCCCTCCATCACCTACGGGCAGCGGTATCTGGCCCTTCAGCCGCAGCTCAGCTACCAGCCCCAACAACTCGTACACGCGACCCTCTACTagcggcttcttctcgtcgGCGAGCACCTACGATCTGGGCTATGGCGGCGCCTACTCACACGACACTGCATCTGGAGCCATGGACCGGCCACTGCCCTCGCGAAACCCTGGCAGCAGCTCGCGGCCAAAGAGCATCGAGCTTGTCATCCCCATGCTGTCTCGGTGA
- a CDS encoding YEATS family domain-containing protein, with protein sequence MAPSNQFGKRVKLTQIRRPFVVGSTALPFSDSNPRPPGAPDNHTHSWQVFVRGMEDTDITYWLRRVQFKLHESIPNYVRMVEGEPGKPFVVNETGWGEFDITIKLYYVNDSGEKPQTLYHYLRLHPYGRTEEEKQSMLASNGEVRAWSYEEQLFNEPYEAFYQILTSGAVPKGWKPAGGSGKGKGKGKNRAPPPLPAPDSGDPFSRETEAAEIKKLSDAQQKTEQMTKQLLAELKKKEEQLAQLKTENAAAVAKTS encoded by the exons ATGGCGCCGTCGAACCAATTCGGAAAGCGCGTCAAGCTGACGCAGATCCGACGACCGTTTGTCGTTGGCAGCACGGCGCTTCCCTTTTCAGATTCGAATCCACGACCGCCCGGGGCGCCTGACAATCACACGCACTCATGGCAGGTTTTTGTACGGGGCATGGAGGATACAGACATCACGTATTGGTTGCGACGTGTACAGTTTAAGCTACACGAGTCTATTCCAAACTACGTTCGGA TGGTCGAAGGAGAGCCCGGCAAGCCGTTCGTCGTCAACGAAACAGGATGGGGAGAGTTCGATATCACGATAAAGCTGTACTACGTCAATGACTCGGGAGAGAAACCGCAGACGCTGTATCATTATCTGCGCCTCCACCCCTACGGTAGAaccgaggaggagaagcagtCCATGCTGGCGTCAAACGGCGAGGTCCGGGCTTGGAGTTATGAAGAGCAGCTGTTCAACGAGCCTTACGAAGCGTTTTACCAGATTCTGACTTCTGGCGCCGTGCCCAAGGGATGGAAGCCGGCCGGTGGAAGTGGCAAGGGAaagggcaagggaaagaacCGCGCGCCGCCGCCACTCCCCGCGCCGGACAGTGGAGAT CCGTTTAGTCGGGAGACGGAGGCCGCGGAGATTAAGAAGCTCTCGGACGCTCAGCAAAAGACGGAACAGATGACCAAGCAGCTCCTCgccgagctgaagaagaaggaagagcaACTAGCTCAACTAAAAACCGAGAacgcagcagcagtggcGAAGACTTCATAG